One Isoptericola dokdonensis DS-3 genomic window, ACAGCTCGGGGTACTGCGTGAGCATGTTGCCGGCGAGCAGCCCGCCGTTGGAGCGGCCCTCGGTGCCGAGGTGCTGCGGCGCGGTGATGCCGCGGGCGACGAGGTCGCGGGCCACGGCCGCGAAGTCCTCGTAGGCGCGGTGCCGCTTCTCCCGCAGGGCGGCCTGGTGCCAGGTCGGTCCGTACTCGCCGCCACCACGGATGTTCGCCACGACGTGCACGCCGCCGCGCTCCAGCCAGGCGCGCCCCACCGTCCCGGAGTAGCCGGGCAGCAGCGGGATCTCGAAGCCGCCGTACCCGTACAGCAGCGTCGGGGCGGCGCCGGGCGTCGACGGGTCGGCGGGGCGCACCAGGTCCTCGCGACCGACGACGAAGTAGGGGACCCGGGTGCCGTCGGCGGACGTCGCGAAGTGCTGCTCGGCCACCATGCCGGTCGCGTCGAAGACGGCGGGTGCCGCCTTGAGGGGCTCGGGCGCGATGGGTGCGGCGTCCGGCCCGGCCACGGTCGCCAGCGAGAGGGTGGTCGGCGTCAGGTAGCCGGTCGTGGTGACCCAGACGTCGTCGCTGTCGACGGCGGAGACGGCTCGCACCCCGACGGTGAGCAGGTCGCCGTCCACCGGCAGCTCCGACCGGGTCCAGGCCTCACCGGCGGCCGCGCCGTCCTCCAGGGACGGCGGGGTGAGGACGTGGACGGCGTTCTTCACGTCGTCGAGCACGTTGACCACGAGGTGGTGGCGGGTCCAGGACGCGCCGACCAGGGACGTGCTCGCGGTGGGCTCGAACAGGACGGTGAGGTCCCGCGACCCGTCGAGGAAGGCGTCGACGGTGGTGGTGAGCAGCGAGCCCGCCGCGTAGGTGCGCCCCGCCACCGTCCAGTCCTCGCGGAGGTCGACCACCAGCCACTCGCGGTGGAAGCCCACCTCGGCGGAGTCGGGCACGTCGATCCTGGTGAGCTCCTGCCCGGCGGCGCCGACGCCGGTGACGAGGTACGTCTCGGACCGGTAGAACGCGAGCGCACGGCGCACGAGGTCGCGCTCGAAGCCGGGCGTGCGGGACCGGTGGCCGGACACCGCGAGGTCCTGCTCCACGCCCTCGTAGACCGTCGCGGCCTCCGCCAGCGGCGTGCCGCGGCGCCACAGCCGGACCGTCCGGGGGTAGCCGGACGTCGTCACGGTGCCGGGGCCCAGGTCGGTCGCGACGTAGACCGTGTCCTCGTCCGCCCAGGCGAGCGAGC contains:
- a CDS encoding prolyl oligopeptidase family serine peptidase; translated protein: MDAPTPAVTDPADPHQWLEDVEGADALAWVRARNDHAHETLAGPALDEIEAAVLEVLDSDDRIPDVSRIGDHLYNFWRDAAHPRGLWRRTTLDEYRTAAPVWETVLDLDALGAAEDESWVWHGASMLRPTPEQLAAGEPWRRALVDLSPGGSDADVTREFDLVTKQFVPAAEGGFERPLAKGSLAWADEDTVYVATDLGPGTVTTSGYPRTVRLWRRGTPLAEAATVYEGVEQDLAVSGHRSRTPGFERDLVRRALAFYRSETYLVTGVGAAGQELTRIDVPDSAEVGFHREWLVVDLREDWTVAGRTYAAGSLLTTTVDAFLDGSRDLTVLFEPTASTSLVGASWTRHHLVVNVLDDVKNAVHVLTPPSLEDGAAAGEAWTRSELPVDGDLLTVGVRAVSAVDSDDVWVTTTGYLTPTTLSLATVAGPDAAPIAPEPLKAAPAVFDATGMVAEQHFATSADGTRVPYFVVGREDLVRPADPSTPGAAPTLLYGYGGFEIPLLPGYSGTVGRAWLERGGVHVVANIRGGGEYGPTWHQAALREKRHRAYEDFAAVARDLVARGITAPQHLGTEGRSNGGLLAGNMLTQYPELFGAVIVGVPLLDMKRYTKLLAGASWAAEYGDPDTDDWEFVRTFSPYHLFDADRDYPPVLFTTSTKDDRVHPGHARKMAALMLAAGKDVTYYENIEGGHGGAADNKQAAHMAAVHYAFLAAHLA